One segment of Geminicoccaceae bacterium DNA contains the following:
- a CDS encoding NAD(P)H-quinone oxidoreductase, which yields MSLPSEMNYIGIREPGGPDVLVPERGAVPQPREGEVLIRVVAAGINRPDVFQRAGNYPPPPGASDIPGLEVSGEVVASGAGASRYRGGDKVCALLTGGGYAEYCTAPEVQVLPVPDGLSMVEAAALPETVFTVWTNVFQRGHLAEGESFLVHGGSSGIGTTAIQIAKCLGARVLTTVGSDEKAKFCTELGADVAVNYRNEDFVDVAKKENGGKGVDVILDMVGGDYVERNLKALAPEGRLVQIAWLKSPKISANFGSLMLKRLTWTGSTLRSRSIADKGDIAKEVEARVWPLIEAGRVRPVIHETFALNDAARAHALMESSTHSGKIVLVVAPD from the coding sequence ATGAGCCTGCCGAGCGAGATGAACTATATCGGAATTCGCGAGCCGGGCGGTCCGGATGTCCTGGTTCCCGAGCGGGGAGCCGTGCCTCAGCCTCGCGAGGGCGAGGTACTCATCAGGGTTGTTGCCGCCGGCATCAACCGGCCCGATGTGTTCCAGCGTGCCGGCAACTATCCGCCGCCGCCCGGTGCGAGCGACATTCCCGGGCTCGAGGTGTCGGGCGAGGTGGTCGCGTCCGGTGCGGGCGCATCGCGCTATCGCGGAGGCGACAAGGTCTGCGCCTTGCTCACCGGCGGTGGCTACGCCGAATATTGCACGGCTCCCGAGGTGCAGGTTCTACCGGTGCCGGACGGGCTTTCCATGGTCGAGGCCGCAGCACTGCCCGAGACGGTCTTTACGGTATGGACGAATGTCTTTCAGCGCGGACATCTGGCCGAAGGGGAGTCTTTCCTCGTGCATGGCGGTTCATCCGGTATCGGCACGACGGCCATCCAGATTGCGAAATGCCTTGGCGCGAGAGTTCTGACGACAGTCGGAAGTGACGAGAAGGCGAAGTTCTGTACGGAGCTCGGCGCCGACGTTGCGGTCAATTATCGCAACGAGGACTTTGTCGACGTGGCGAAAAAGGAAAATGGCGGGAAAGGCGTCGATGTCATCCTCGACATGGTCGGTGGCGACTATGTCGAACGCAACCTCAAGGCACTGGCCCCCGAAGGGCGACTTGTGCAGATCGCCTGGCTGAAGTCACCCAAGATTTCGGCGAATTTCGGCAGCCTGATGCTCAAGCGCCTGACCTGGACCGGCAGCACCCTGCGTTCGCGCAGCATTGCCGACAAGGGGGATATCGCCAAGGAGGTCGAGGCCCGGGTCTGGCCGCTCATCGAGGCCGGCAGGGTGCGGCCGGTCATTCACGAAACATTCGCGTTAAATGACGCGGCCCGGGCTCACGCCCTCATGGAGAGCAGTACCCATTCAGGCAAGATCGTGCTGGTGGTCGCCCCTGACTGA
- a CDS encoding YbaK/EbsC family protein: MSLLERDTVRRVRDALEAAGSGARVIELDETARTAEDAARACGVEVGAIVKSLVFDHEGQAVMALIAGDRRCDTGALRRTLGLPGKLGRADPDLVKRATGFTIGGVAPVGHPRPLPTAIDGALAGHGRIFAAAGHPHCVFGTDFDELVRLTGAVLLQPS; this comes from the coding sequence ATGAGCCTGCTGGAACGGGACACCGTGCGCCGGGTGCGCGACGCGCTGGAGGCGGCAGGAAGCGGTGCGAGGGTGATCGAGCTGGATGAAACGGCGCGAACGGCCGAAGATGCCGCACGGGCGTGCGGCGTCGAGGTCGGCGCCATCGTCAAGTCGCTGGTGTTCGATCATGAGGGGCAGGCGGTCATGGCGCTGATCGCCGGCGACCGGCGCTGCGATACCGGGGCCCTGCGACGGACCCTGGGCCTGCCCGGGAAGCTCGGGCGGGCCGATCCGGACCTGGTCAAGCGGGCCACGGGTTTCACCATCGGTGGCGTGGCGCCGGTGGGGCACCCCCGCCCCCTGCCCACGGCCATCGATGGCGCCCTTGCCGGACATGGGCGGATCTTTGCGGCCGCGGGCCACCCGCACTGCGTGTTCGGGACTGATTTCGACGAGCTCGTGCGGCTCACCGGCGCGGTTCTCCTGCAGCCTTCATGA
- a CDS encoding glutathione S-transferase N-terminal domain-containing protein — MIDLYTWTTPNGRKVSIMLEECGLPYEVHEIDIGKDQQFDPDFLAISPNNKIPAIVDRDNGQSVFESGAILIYLAEKTGRFMPGDPAHRIATLEWLMFQMGGIGPMLGQVHHFSRFNPGKAPYAQERYRKEAGRLYGVMDRRLATSGYLAGNEPTIADIATWPWISRFEWQEIDMNEFPHVKRWYEALAARPGFQRGYDVPRRDQSIPMPA, encoded by the coding sequence TTGATCGACCTGTACACATGGACGACGCCCAACGGGCGCAAGGTCTCGATCATGCTGGAGGAGTGCGGGCTGCCGTATGAAGTCCACGAGATCGACATCGGCAAGGACCAGCAGTTTGACCCGGATTTTCTGGCGATCAGTCCGAACAACAAGATTCCGGCCATTGTCGACCGCGACAACGGCCAGAGCGTATTCGAATCGGGCGCCATCCTCATCTATCTGGCCGAAAAGACGGGCAGGTTCATGCCGGGCGACCCGGCCCACCGGATCGCGACGCTCGAATGGCTGATGTTCCAGATGGGCGGCATCGGGCCGATGCTGGGTCAGGTGCATCATTTCAGCCGCTTCAATCCCGGCAAGGCTCCCTATGCCCAGGAACGCTACCGGAAGGAGGCCGGGAGGCTTTATGGCGTCATGGACAGGCGCCTGGCGACAAGCGGATATCTCGCGGGCAACGAACCGACGATCGCCGACATTGCGACATGGCCATGGATTTCGCGCTTCGAGTGGCAGGAGATCGACATGAACGAATTTCCCCATGTGAAGAGATGGTACGAAGCGCTCGCGGCGCGGCCGGGCTTCCAGCGTGGCTATGACGTGCCGCGGCGCGACCAGTCGATCCCGATGCCCGCATGA
- a CDS encoding type III PLP-dependent enzyme, whose translation MIQSFGGAAALISALQVDAPVLALRRHILIQRAREVVRSFPGDVLYAVKCNAHPAVLEALYEGGVRHFDTASIAEIRLVRELLPDAQCHFMHPVKSRRAISEAYHEHGVRRFVVDHVSELEKLFDICDGGEDLEVFVRLAVCGDGAVLSLEGKFGATQDEAVSLLRRARAVARSAGITFHVGSQSLSPVAFVHAIRRAAEVAERAGGLDHLDVGGGFPARYIGDEPEFDRFVTAIEDAVAETGLVCNLQCEPGRLLVADGASVLARVEMRRGRSLFINDGVYGNLAELKWIGPQFPARLIRPGQEPRRGAGSFDLYGPTCDSIDSMPGPHWLPEDVIEGDWVEIGMTGAYSNSLGTDFNGMGKSSVVFVDDGAWYNEAVPATDENLQAVRVA comes from the coding sequence ATGATCCAGTCCTTCGGCGGCGCTGCGGCGCTGATCTCTGCCTTGCAGGTCGACGCACCTGTTCTCGCCCTGCGTCGGCACATTCTGATCCAGCGCGCGCGCGAAGTTGTCCGGAGTTTTCCGGGCGACGTCCTTTATGCCGTGAAATGCAATGCCCATCCGGCCGTGCTCGAAGCCCTCTACGAGGGCGGCGTACGGCACTTCGATACGGCATCCATTGCCGAAATCCGGTTGGTGCGGGAACTGCTGCCCGATGCGCAGTGTCATTTCATGCATCCGGTCAAGTCCCGCCGGGCCATCAGCGAAGCCTATCACGAGCATGGTGTCCGGCGTTTTGTCGTCGATCACGTGAGCGAACTGGAAAAGCTGTTCGACATCTGCGACGGTGGGGAAGACCTTGAAGTCTTCGTGCGTCTCGCGGTCTGCGGCGATGGGGCTGTCCTCAGTCTCGAAGGCAAGTTCGGGGCGACCCAGGACGAAGCCGTGTCGCTGTTGCGCCGCGCACGGGCCGTAGCCCGCTCGGCGGGCATCACCTTTCACGTCGGGTCGCAGTCGTTGTCACCGGTCGCCTTCGTCCATGCCATCCGTCGCGCCGCCGAGGTTGCGGAGCGTGCGGGAGGTCTCGATCACCTGGACGTGGGGGGCGGTTTCCCTGCCCGATACATCGGCGACGAACCGGAATTCGACCGTTTCGTGACTGCGATCGAGGATGCGGTGGCGGAAACCGGGCTTGTCTGCAACCTGCAATGCGAGCCTGGCCGGTTGCTCGTGGCGGATGGTGCGTCGGTGCTGGCACGTGTCGAAATGCGGCGCGGGCGCAGCCTGTTCATCAACGATGGCGTGTACGGCAACCTGGCCGAGCTCAAGTGGATCGGTCCGCAATTCCCGGCCCGTCTCATCCGTCCAGGGCAGGAGCCCCGCCGCGGCGCCGGTTCCTTCGACCTTTACGGTCCGACCTGCGACAGCATCGACAGCATGCCGGGGCCGCACTGGCTGCCCGAGGATGTCATCGAGGGTGACTGGGTCGAGATCGGCATGACGGGCGCCTATTCGAACTCGCTGGGTACCGATTTCAACGGCATGGGCAAATCGAGCGTTGTCTTTGTCGATGACGGGGCATGGTACAATGAGGCCGTGCCCGCCACCGACGAGAACCTGCAGGCTGTTCGCGTCGCCTGA
- a CDS encoding right-handed parallel beta-helix repeat-containing protein, with translation MPSFDGWLELGGYKSFGEDSRGEIVGFVPLARSETTLAFGEIRGKLFEGSVTEGNFAFGRREMLRNGWNPGGWLGLDVREASVGGYHTQISAGFEMLGDSFDFRVNGYKPLQSRQNSNDSLMHTTTTVTGSTIAPTIVTDGNDLAIGSGGFVTTTVRKDRVKQSELALYGFDAEVGWRIPIEKLFAPVNRGRHELRGFAGAYWFDHEDIDKPMTGPRARLEWRIHDIFPAMAGASVSLEGEWYHDRYRHSVFEAGGRLRIPLSYANSSATNGGREHDARFYQARRMTEALERDTDIVNRNSTKTVSRSVAASQTGVPYVEELVLDDETFSDLAHIVFVDGTGDLQAAVNASGSNTLYVVQGGRGDLAGATLPDDVTIIGGGTTIQLRGASSGIVLNYTAPGTVARIVESGSGTALTLGGHNHVRGLEIAGGGGRSLDIAGNNGIMTIPDADGVAIISNTLSGFGGSAIEVGARSNSAKVSDNIISDVFANGIEIGPQAFFAEITGNIISNAGQGVMTGTQSDFTLVANNTIRDTDIGILNVNSKLSTTIESNTIRDASEAGLKFAIATNGGTAVTDNLFGGSMPVGVLFADGVHRISFGNGNATEPGSSVADACSLTPAVGTPGNISIGDSIEIDGSSYNNSDC, from the coding sequence ATGCCGTCTTTCGACGGATGGCTCGAACTGGGCGGATACAAGAGTTTCGGGGAAGACTCACGAGGAGAGATCGTCGGATTTGTGCCGCTCGCCAGAAGCGAAACTACGCTCGCCTTCGGTGAAATCCGTGGAAAGCTGTTCGAAGGCTCGGTGACGGAAGGGAATTTCGCCTTCGGGCGGCGAGAGATGCTGCGCAACGGCTGGAACCCCGGCGGATGGCTCGGGCTCGACGTTCGCGAAGCGAGCGTCGGAGGATATCATACCCAGATATCGGCCGGATTTGAAATGCTCGGCGATTCGTTCGACTTCCGCGTGAACGGTTACAAGCCCTTGCAGTCGCGGCAGAACAGCAACGATTCCCTCATGCACACGACAACGACCGTGACCGGTTCGACGATCGCACCGACAATTGTGACCGATGGCAACGATCTCGCCATCGGCAGCGGCGGCTTCGTCACGACGACAGTCCGCAAGGACCGGGTGAAGCAGAGCGAACTGGCCCTGTACGGCTTCGATGCCGAAGTGGGCTGGCGAATTCCCATCGAGAAACTTTTCGCCCCCGTCAATCGGGGGCGTCATGAGTTACGGGGATTTGCGGGTGCCTACTGGTTTGACCATGAAGATATCGACAAGCCGATGACCGGCCCCAGAGCCCGTCTCGAATGGCGGATCCATGACATCTTCCCGGCGATGGCAGGAGCCAGCGTGAGCCTCGAAGGCGAGTGGTATCATGACCGATATCGTCATTCCGTGTTCGAAGCGGGGGGACGGTTGCGGATTCCCCTGAGTTACGCCAATTCATCCGCCACGAACGGCGGACGGGAACACGATGCACGCTTCTACCAGGCGCGGCGTATGACCGAGGCGCTCGAGCGCGACACGGACATCGTGAACCGTAACTCGACCAAGACTGTCTCCCGCTCGGTCGCGGCAAGCCAGACCGGTGTACCCTACGTGGAAGAGCTCGTACTCGATGATGAGACCTTCTCGGATCTCGCGCACATTGTCTTCGTCGATGGAACGGGAGACCTGCAGGCGGCGGTCAATGCATCGGGCAGCAATACGCTCTACGTCGTTCAGGGCGGCCGGGGCGATCTCGCGGGCGCGACATTACCCGATGACGTGACGATTATCGGCGGCGGTACGACAATCCAACTCCGAGGCGCTTCAAGCGGTATCGTTCTCAACTATACGGCACCCGGCACGGTCGCACGCATCGTTGAAAGCGGCTCGGGCACCGCCCTCACCCTGGGAGGGCACAATCATGTGAGAGGGCTTGAAATCGCAGGCGGTGGCGGGCGGTCGCTCGACATTGCCGGAAACAACGGCATCATGACGATACCGGATGCCGACGGGGTGGCGATAATCTCCAATACGCTCTCCGGCTTCGGTGGCAGCGCCATCGAAGTTGGCGCGCGCTCGAATTCCGCCAAGGTCAGTGACAACATAATTTCCGACGTTTTTGCCAACGGTATCGAAATCGGCCCTCAGGCCTTTTTTGCCGAGATCACCGGAAACATCATTTCCAATGCGGGGCAGGGAGTGATGACGGGCACTCAATCCGATTTTACCCTCGTTGCGAACAATACCATCAGAGACACGGATATCGGGATATTGAACGTCAACAGCAAGCTGTCGACGACAATCGAAAGCAATACGATCCGCGATGCCAGCGAAGCCGGCCTGAAATTTGCCATCGCCACCAACGGCGGGACAGCCGTCACAGACAATCTCTTCGGTGGAAGCATGCCTGTCGGAGTCCTGTTCGCGGATGGTGTGCATCGAATCAGTTTCGGAAACGGCAATGCGACCGAGCCCGGATCATCTGTCGCCGACGCATGCTCGCTCACCCCTGCCGTCGGTACACCGGGGAACATATCGATCGGCGACTCAATCGAAATCGACGGTTCCAGCTACAACAACAGCGATTGCTGA
- a CDS encoding sulfurtransferase TusA family protein has translation MSDRQKTALIDARGLSCPIPLLKARQALMLIASGERITVIATDPAAPADFEAFCEESGHELIETAEAAGLYRITVQKKV, from the coding sequence ATGAGTGACCGACAGAAAACCGCCCTCATCGATGCCCGTGGGCTTTCCTGCCCCATCCCGCTGCTCAAGGCACGCCAGGCGCTGATGCTGATCGCCTCCGGCGAGCGTATCACCGTAATCGCCACCGACCCCGCCGCCCCGGCCGATTTCGAGGCGTTCTGCGAGGAGAGCGGCCATGAGCTGATCGAAACAGCCGAAGCTGCCGGCCTTTACCGCATCACCGTCCAGAAGAAGGTATAG
- a CDS encoding gamma-glutamyl-gamma-aminobutyrate hydrolase family protein (Members of this family of hydrolases with an active site Cys residue belong to MEROPS family C26.), translated as MLTSPLSYHRRDGGHKPVVGIIIAIPNDRARRYRQQRTGLRRGQPFIADISASWKATMKRIGILQTGHTPVELADRFESYGVMVRDMVARSGKDFAYEIFPVIDGNFPQSSDSCDGWVITGSRFGAYDDIPWIRRLEGFIRDGFAQRVPMVGICFGHQIMAKALGGRVEKAAAGWGVGPHEYQLLEAPGWLDKAVIEINVMHQDQVLDAPADSRVIASSPFCPVAALAFGDNGLSFQGHPEFDNSYEHALIEGRRGSVVPGPVADAGLARLGPDGGRARDADNVSRWIGEFLEDAIRDRRAATV; from the coding sequence TTGTTGACGTCGCCCCTGTCGTATCACCGGCGGGATGGCGGCCACAAGCCGGTTGTCGGGATCATCATCGCCATTCCAAACGACCGCGCCCGGCGCTATAGACAGCAGCGCACGGGGCTTCGCCGTGGACAACCGTTCATCGCCGACATTTCAGCGAGTTGGAAAGCGACAATGAAGCGTATCGGTATCCTTCAGACGGGGCATACGCCGGTTGAACTGGCTGACCGGTTCGAAAGTTATGGCGTGATGGTGCGCGATATGGTGGCACGCAGCGGCAAGGACTTCGCCTACGAGATCTTCCCGGTGATCGATGGCAACTTCCCGCAATCTTCCGACAGTTGCGACGGCTGGGTGATTACCGGTTCGCGTTTCGGTGCCTATGACGACATCCCGTGGATCCGCAGGCTTGAGGGCTTCATCCGCGATGGCTTTGCGCAACGGGTGCCGATGGTGGGGATCTGCTTCGGCCACCAGATCATGGCGAAGGCATTGGGCGGACGCGTCGAGAAGGCAGCGGCCGGCTGGGGTGTCGGACCGCACGAATACCAGCTCCTGGAAGCTCCCGGCTGGCTGGACAAGGCTGTGATCGAGATCAATGTCATGCATCAGGATCAGGTGCTCGATGCACCGGCGGATAGCCGCGTGATCGCCAGCTCGCCGTTCTGCCCCGTCGCCGCGCTCGCTTTCGGCGATAACGGTCTGTCGTTTCAGGGACATCCCGAATTCGACAACAGTTACGAGCATGCCCTGATCGAGGGGCGTCGCGGTTCAGTCGTGCCCGGACCAGTCGCCGATGCCGGGTTGGCGAGACTCGGCCCAGACGGGGGCCGGGCCCGGGATGCCGACAATGTCTCCCGCTGGATCGGCGAATTTCTCGAAGATGCGATCCGCGACCGTCGGGCGGCAACGGTCTGA